In Streptomyces qaidamensis, one DNA window encodes the following:
- the rplE gene encoding 50S ribosomal protein L5, translated as MTTTTSPRLKQKYREEITGKLRDEFKYENVMQIPGLVKIVVNMGVGDAARDSKLIEGAIRDLTTITGQKPAVTKARKSIAQFKLREGQPIGAHVTLRGDRMWEFLDRTLSLALPRIRDFRGLSPKQFDGRGNYTFGLTEQVMFHEIDQDKIDRTRGMDITVVTTATNDAEGRALLRHLGFPFKEA; from the coding sequence ATGACGACCACCACCAGCCCGCGTCTGAAGCAGAAGTACCGTGAGGAGATCACGGGCAAGCTGCGTGACGAGTTCAAGTACGAGAACGTCATGCAGATCCCCGGTCTCGTCAAGATCGTGGTCAACATGGGTGTGGGCGACGCCGCCCGCGACTCCAAGCTGATCGAGGGCGCCATCCGCGACCTCACCACGATCACCGGTCAGAAGCCGGCCGTCACCAAGGCCCGCAAGTCCATCGCGCAGTTCAAGCTGCGTGAGGGCCAGCCGATCGGTGCCCACGTCACGCTCCGTGGCGACCGCATGTGGGAGTTCCTGGACCGCACCCTGTCGCTCGCGCTGCCGCGCATCCGCGACTTCCGCGGCCTGTCCCCCAAGCAGTTCGACGGCCGTGGCAACTACACCTTCGGTCTCACGGAGCAGGTCATGTTCCACGAGATCGACCAGGACAAGATCGACCGCACCCGGGGTATGGACATCACCGTGGTGACCACGGCGACCAACGACGCTGAGGGCCGCGCGCTCCTTCGTCACCTCGGCTTCCCCTTCAAGGAGGCGTGA
- a CDS encoding type Z 30S ribosomal protein S14, with translation MAKKALIAKAARKPKFGVRGYTRCQRCGRPHSVYRKFGLCRVCLREMAHRGELPGVTKSSW, from the coding sequence ATGGCGAAGAAGGCTCTGATCGCTAAGGCTGCTCGCAAGCCCAAGTTCGGTGTGCGTGGCTACACCCGCTGCCAGCGCTGCGGCCGCCCGCACTCCGTGTACCGCAAGTTCGGCCTCTGCCGCGTGTGCCTTCGTGAGATGGCTCACCGTGGCGAGCTGCCGGGCGTGACCAAGAGCTCCTGGTAA
- the rpsH gene encoding 30S ribosomal protein S8 yields MTMTDPIADMLTRLRNANSAYHDSVTMPASKIKSHIAEILQQEGFITGWKVEDAEVGKNLVLELKFGPNRERSIAGIKRISKPGLRVYAKSTNLPKVLGGLGVAIISTSHGLLTDKQAQKKGVGGEVLAYVW; encoded by the coding sequence ATGACCATGACTGATCCGATCGCAGACATGCTGACCCGTCTGCGGAACGCGAACTCGGCATACCACGACTCCGTGACGATGCCGGCATCGAAGATCAAGTCGCACATCGCGGAGATCCTCCAGCAGGAGGGCTTCATCACGGGCTGGAAGGTCGAGGACGCCGAGGTCGGCAAGAACCTCGTCCTGGAGCTGAAGTTCGGCCCCAACCGTGAGCGCTCCATCGCGGGCATCAAGCGGATCTCCAAGCCCGGTCTCCGGGTGTACGCGAAGTCCACCAACCTGCCGAAGGTTCTGGGCGGCCTGGGCGTGGCCATCATCTCCACGTCGCACGGGCTCCTGACCGACAAGCAGGCGCAGAAGAAGGGCGTGGGTGGGGAAGTCCTCGCCTACGTCTGGTAA
- the rplF gene encoding 50S ribosomal protein L6 gives MSRIGKLPIPVPAGVDVTIDGRTVAVKGPKGELTHTVIAPIDIAKAEDGTLQVLRPNDERQSKALHGLSRTLVANMITGVTQGYVKKLEISGVGYRVVAKGSNLEFSLGYSHPILVEAPAGITFKVESPTRFSVEGIDKQKVGEVAANIRKLRKPDPYKAKGVKYEGEVIRRKVGKAGK, from the coding sequence ATGTCGCGTATCGGCAAGCTCCCCATCCCGGTTCCCGCCGGCGTGGACGTCACCATCGACGGCCGTACGGTCGCGGTCAAGGGCCCCAAGGGCGAACTGACCCACACCGTCATCGCGCCGATCGACATCGCGAAGGCCGAGGACGGCACCCTTCAGGTGCTGCGGCCGAACGACGAGCGGCAGAGCAAGGCCCTGCACGGCCTGTCCCGCACGCTGGTGGCGAACATGATCACCGGTGTGACCCAGGGATACGTCAAGAAGCTCGAAATCAGCGGTGTCGGTTACCGTGTCGTGGCCAAGGGCTCCAACCTGGAGTTCTCCCTGGGCTACAGCCACCCGATCCTGGTCGAGGCCCCCGCGGGCATCACCTTCAAGGTGGAGTCCCCGACCCGTTTCTCGGTCGAGGGCATCGACAAGCAGAAGGTCGGCGAGGTTGCGGCCAACATCCGCAAGCTGCGCAAGCCCGACCCGTACAAGGCCAAGGGCGTCAAGTACGAGGGCGAAGTCATCCGCCGCAAGGTCGGAAAGGCGGGTAAGTAA
- the rplR gene encoding 50S ribosomal protein L18, with translation MAYGQKILKGDAYKRAAIKRRHIRIRKHINGTAERPRLVVTRSNRHIVAQVIDDIKGHTLASASTLDTSIRGGEGDKSAQAKQVGALVAERAKAAGVEAVVFDRGGNQYAGRIAALADAAREAGLKF, from the coding sequence ATGGCATACGGACAGAAGATCCTTAAGGGCGACGCCTACAAGCGCGCCGCGATCAAGCGCCGCCACATCCGGATCCGTAAGCACATCAACGGTACGGCGGAGCGTCCGCGTCTGGTCGTTACCCGCTCGAACCGCCACATCGTGGCCCAGGTGATCGACGACATCAAGGGTCACACCCTTGCGTCGGCGTCCACCCTGGACACGTCGATCCGCGGTGGCGAGGGCGACAAGTCCGCGCAGGCCAAGCAGGTCGGCGCCCTGGTCGCCGAGCGCGCCAAGGCCGCCGGTGTCGAGGCCGTCGTGTTCGACCGTGGTGGTAACCAGTACGCGGGGCGCATCGCCGCCCTGGCGGACGCCGCCCGCGAGGCCGGACTCAAGTTCTGA
- the rpsE gene encoding 30S ribosomal protein S5: MAGPQRRGGGAGGGERRDRKGRDGGAAAAEKTAYVERVVAINRVAKVVKGGRRFSFTALVVVGDGDGTVGVGYGKAKEVPAAIAKGVEEAKKHFFKVPRIQGTIPHPIQGEKAAGVVLLKPASPGTGVIAGGPVRAVLECAGIHDVLSKSLGSDNAINIVHATVAALKGLQRPEEIAARRGLPLEDVAPAALLRARAGAGA, translated from the coding sequence ATGGCTGGACCCCAGCGCCGCGGTGGCGGTGCCGGTGGCGGCGAGCGGCGGGACCGGAAGGGCCGTGACGGCGGCGCTGCTGCCGCCGAGAAGACCGCGTACGTTGAGCGCGTTGTCGCGATCAACCGCGTCGCCAAGGTTGTGAAGGGTGGTCGTCGCTTCAGCTTCACCGCGCTGGTCGTGGTGGGCGACGGTGACGGCACCGTGGGTGTCGGATACGGCAAGGCCAAGGAGGTGCCGGCCGCCATCGCCAAGGGTGTTGAGGAGGCCAAGAAGCACTTCTTCAAGGTCCCCCGCATCCAGGGCACCATCCCGCACCCCATCCAGGGTGAGAAGGCTGCCGGCGTCGTGCTCCTGAAGCCCGCGTCGCCCGGTACCGGTGTTATCGCCGGTGGTCCGGTGCGTGCCGTGCTCGAGTGCGCCGGTATCCACGACGTGCTGTCGAAGTCGCTCGGCTCCGACAACGCGATCAACATCGTGCACGCGACCGTGGCGGCCCTGAAGGGCCTGCAGCGTCCCGAGGAGATCGCGGCCCGCCGTGGTCTGCCGCTCGAGGACGTCGCCCCCGCGGCTCTTCTCCGTGCGCGTGCCGGGGCGGGTGCGTAA
- the rpmD gene encoding 50S ribosomal protein L30 has translation MAQLKITQVKSYIGSKQNHRDTLRSLGLKGINTQVVKEDRPEFRGMVHTVRHLVTVEEVD, from the coding sequence ATGGCGCAGCTCAAGATTACGCAGGTCAAGTCCTACATCGGCAGCAAGCAGAACCACCGTGACACCCTGCGTTCCCTTGGTCTCAAGGGCATCAACACGCAGGTCGTCAAGGAGGACCGCCCCGAGTTCCGCGGCATGGTGCACACCGTCCGCCACCTCGTGACGGTCGAGGAGGTCGACTGA
- the rplO gene encoding 50S ribosomal protein L15, giving the protein MAENNPLKIHNLRPAPGAKTAKTRVGRGEASKGKTAGRGTKGTKARYQVPERFEGGQMPLHMRLPKLKGFKNPFKTEFQVVNLDKLAALYPEGGEVTVEGLVAKGAVRKNSLVKVLGQGEISVALQVTVDAVSGSAKEKITAAGGSVTELV; this is encoded by the coding sequence ATGGCGGAGAACAACCCGCTCAAGATCCACAACCTCCGTCCCGCCCCGGGCGCCAAGACCGCGAAGACCCGTGTCGGTCGTGGTGAGGCGTCGAAGGGTAAGACGGCCGGTCGTGGTACCAAGGGCACGAAGGCCCGTTACCAGGTTCCGGAGCGCTTCGAGGGTGGCCAGATGCCCCTCCACATGCGTCTCCCGAAGCTGAAGGGCTTCAAGAACCCGTTCAAGACCGAGTTCCAGGTCGTGAACCTCGACAAGCTGGCCGCGCTCTACCCCGAGGGTGGCGAGGTCACCGTCGAGGGTCTGGTGGCCAAGGGGGCCGTTCGCAAGAACAGCCTCGTCAAGGTCCTCGGCCAGGGCGAGATCTCCGTGGCGCTGCAGGTGACGGTCGATGCCGTCTCCGGCTCCGCCAAGGAGAAGATCACCGCCGCCGGCGGTTCCGTCACCGAGCTCGTCTGA
- the secY gene encoding preprotein translocase subunit SecY, with protein MLTAFARAFKTPDLRKKLLFTLGIIVVYRVGTHIPIPGVDYRNVQTCIDNAQANQGIFGLVNMFSGGALLQITIFALGIMPYITASIILQLLTVVIPRLEALKKEGQAGTAKITQYTRYLTIALAILQGTGLVATARSGALFTGCPVASQIVPDQSIFVTITMVITMTAGTAAVMWLGELITDRGIGNGMSILMFISIAATFPSALWAIKTQGSLAGGWIEFGTVILVGFAMVGLVVFVEQAQRRIPVQYAKRMIGRRSYGGTSTYIPLKVNQAGVIPVIFASSLLYIPALIAQFAGGTSGWKTWIEQHFVKGDHPYYIITYFLLIVFFAFFYVAISFNPEEVADNMKKYGGFIPGIRAGRPTAEYLSYVLNRITWPGSLYLGLIALVPTMALAGFGANQNFPFGGTSILIIVGVGLETVKQIESQLQQRNYEGFLR; from the coding sequence GTGCTCACCGCGTTCGCCCGGGCGTTCAAGACGCCCGACCTGCGCAAGAAGCTGCTCTTCACGCTCGGCATCATCGTGGTCTACCGGGTCGGTACGCACATCCCGATCCCAGGTGTCGATTACCGGAACGTCCAGACGTGTATCGATAACGCCCAGGCCAACCAGGGCATCTTCGGCCTGGTGAACATGTTCAGCGGCGGCGCGCTGCTGCAGATCACGATCTTCGCGCTGGGCATCATGCCGTACATCACGGCGAGCATCATTCTGCAGCTGCTGACCGTGGTGATTCCGCGTCTGGAAGCCCTGAAGAAGGAGGGCCAGGCCGGTACGGCGAAGATCACGCAGTACACCCGTTACCTGACGATCGCCCTCGCCATCCTTCAGGGCACCGGCCTCGTCGCCACCGCCCGCAGCGGCGCTCTCTTCACGGGCTGCCCGGTGGCCAGCCAGATCGTCCCCGACCAGTCGATCTTCGTCACCATCACCATGGTCATCACCATGACCGCCGGTACGGCGGCCGTGATGTGGCTCGGCGAGCTCATCACCGACCGCGGCATCGGCAACGGCATGTCGATCCTGATGTTCATCTCGATCGCGGCCACCTTCCCGTCCGCCCTGTGGGCGATCAAGACGCAGGGCTCCCTGGCCGGCGGCTGGATCGAGTTCGGCACGGTCATCCTGGTCGGCTTCGCCATGGTCGGCCTGGTGGTCTTCGTCGAGCAGGCCCAGCGCCGAATCCCGGTGCAGTACGCCAAGCGCATGATCGGCCGCCGTTCCTACGGCGGTACGTCCACCTACATCCCGCTCAAGGTGAACCAGGCGGGTGTGATCCCCGTCATCTTCGCCTCGTCGCTGCTCTACATCCCGGCGCTGATCGCTCAGTTCGCCGGAGGCACCTCGGGCTGGAAGACCTGGATCGAGCAACACTTCGTCAAGGGCGACCACCCGTACTACATCATCACGTACTTCCTGTTGATCGTTTTCTTCGCGTTCTTCTATGTGGCGATCTCCTTCAACCCCGAGGAAGTCGCCGACAACATGAAGAAGTATGGTGGCTTCATCCCGGGCATCCGGGCTGGCCGACCGACCGCTGAGTACCTGTCGTACGTGCTCAACCGGATCACCTGGCCGGGTTCGCTGTACCTGGGGCTGATCGCTCTCGTGCCGACGATGGCGTTGGCTGGTTTCGGGGCAAACCAGAACTTCCCGTTCGGCGGGACCAGCATCCTGATCATCGTGGGTGTCGGTCTCGAGACCGTGAAGCAGATCGAGAGCCAGCTCCAGCAGCGCAATTACGAAGGGTTCCTCCGCTGA
- a CDS encoding adenylate kinase yields the protein MRIVLVGPPGAGKGTQAAFLARNLSIPHISTGDLFRANISRQTELGKLAKSYMDAGNLVPDEVTIAMAKDRMEQPDAENGFLLDGFPRNVSQAEALDELLETESMQLDAVLDLEVPEDEVVKRIAGRRICRNDSSHVFHVTYKQPAKDGVCDVCGGELYQRDDDSEETVRTRLEVYHTQTEPIIDYYKAQGLVVTISALGKVEDVTTRAMEALKRDEGDK from the coding sequence ATGCGTATCGTCCTCGTCGGGCCGCCGGGTGCCGGTAAGGGAACGCAGGCCGCGTTCCTGGCCAGAAACCTGTCGATCCCGCACATCTCCACGGGCGACCTGTTCCGGGCCAACATCAGCCGGCAGACGGAACTCGGCAAACTGGCGAAGTCCTACATGGACGCGGGCAATCTCGTGCCCGACGAGGTCACCATCGCGATGGCGAAGGACCGCATGGAGCAGCCGGACGCCGAGAACGGTTTCCTGCTGGACGGCTTCCCCCGCAACGTGTCGCAGGCCGAGGCGCTCGACGAGCTCCTCGAGACCGAGAGCATGCAGCTCGACGCGGTGCTGGATCTGGAGGTCCCCGAGGACGAGGTGGTCAAGCGCATCGCCGGCCGCCGCATCTGCCGTAACGACTCCTCGCACGTCTTCCACGTGACGTACAAGCAGCCGGCCAAGGACGGCGTCTGTGACGTCTGCGGCGGTGAGCTGTACCAGCGCGACGACGACTCCGAGGAGACGGTCCGGACGCGCCTGGAGGTCTACCACACCCAGACCGAGCCGATCATCGACTACTACAAGGCCCAGGGCCTGGTGGTCACGATCTCGGCGCTCGGCAAGGTGGAGGACGTCACGACCCGCGCCATGGAGGCGCTGAAGCGTGACGAGGGCGACAAGTAG
- the map gene encoding type I methionyl aminopeptidase, whose protein sequence is MVQIKSPEQIAKMREAGLVVAAIHAATREAAVPGATTKDLDQVARKVLAEHNAKPNFLGYGGFPATICTSVNEVVVHGIPSDDVVLKDGDVISIDCGAIIDGWHGDAAFTAFVGSGHSPELVELSRVTEESMWAGIAAMKQGNRLVDVSRAIETYIRRQPKPGGGKYGIIEDYGGHGIGTEMHMDPHLLNYVDRRRGKGPKLVPGFCLAIEPMVSLGTPKTEVLQDDWTVITTDGTWSSHWEHSVALTEEGPLVLTAPDGGKAKLAELGIVAAPDPLG, encoded by the coding sequence ATGGTGCAGATCAAAAGCCCCGAGCAGATCGCCAAGATGCGTGAGGCGGGGCTGGTCGTCGCCGCCATTCACGCGGCGACCCGTGAGGCCGCCGTACCCGGGGCCACGACGAAGGATCTGGACCAGGTCGCCCGCAAGGTCCTCGCCGAGCACAACGCCAAGCCGAACTTCCTCGGCTACGGCGGCTTCCCGGCGACGATCTGCACGTCGGTGAACGAGGTCGTCGTCCACGGCATCCCGTCCGACGACGTCGTCCTCAAGGACGGCGACGTCATCTCCATCGACTGCGGCGCGATCATCGACGGCTGGCACGGCGACGCGGCCTTCACGGCCTTCGTGGGGTCCGGTCACTCCCCGGAGCTGGTCGAGCTCTCCCGGGTGACCGAGGAGTCGATGTGGGCCGGCATCGCCGCGATGAAGCAGGGCAACCGCCTGGTCGACGTCTCCCGGGCCATCGAGACGTACATCCGCCGCCAGCCCAAGCCGGGCGGCGGCAAGTACGGGATCATCGAGGACTACGGCGGCCACGGCATCGGCACCGAGATGCACATGGACCCGCACCTGCTGAACTACGTCGACCGGCGGCGCGGCAAGGGCCCGAAGCTGGTGCCCGGCTTCTGCCTCGCGATCGAGCCGATGGTGTCGCTGGGGACGCCGAAGACGGAGGTCCTCCAGGACGACTGGACCGTCATCACGACGGACGGCACGTGGTCGTCGCACTGGGAGCACTCCGTCGCTCTGACGGAGGAGGGGCCGCTCGTGCTGACGGCTCCCGACGGGGGCAAGGCGAAGCTCGCCGAGCTGGGGATCGTTGCCGCGCCGGATCCGCTGGGCTGA
- the infA gene encoding translation initiation factor IF-1: MAKKQGAIEIEGTVVESLPNAMFKVELQNGHQVLAHISGKMRMHYIRILPDDRVVVELSPYDLTRGRIVYRYK, encoded by the coding sequence GTGGCCAAGAAGCAAGGTGCCATCGAGATCGAGGGCACTGTCGTCGAGTCTCTTCCGAACGCCATGTTCAAGGTCGAGCTCCAGAACGGCCACCAGGTCCTGGCACACATCAGCGGCAAGATGCGCATGCACTACATCCGCATCCTCCCTGACGACCGGGTCGTGGTGGAGCTGTCTCCGTACGACCTCACCCGTGGCCGGATCGTCTACCGCTACAAGTAG